Proteins from a genomic interval of Dermacentor variabilis isolate Ectoservices chromosome 8, ASM5094787v1, whole genome shotgun sequence:
- the LOC142590841 gene encoding uncharacterized protein LOC142590841 — translation MKYVGLWYDLHDISGWKSRERPFVKTEDDRLAWLEVDFISYLENVRRESMKARMQSLTKETYEATVMTTRSTVAVVEYMLTDLGFKYVLTRGLNSDPVESVFSCFRQFNGGNDRVDARAAVFTAEKLLKVGILQAASTGNAPSSSECKTALKGWNHDGDREDPAIPEAALAVLWKLQHVMKHDEVPPHLEFAPLTYMAGYLAFVCEQKHHSISLVPYLKLRFLHDTESN, via the exons ATGAAATATGTTGGGTTGTGGTATGACCTCCATGACATTTCTGGTTGGAAATCGAGGGAAAGGCCATTCGTCAAAACTGAGGATGATAGGTTGGCTTGGCTTGAAGTTGACTTCATCAGTTACCTCGAAAATGTGAGACGTGAAAGCATGAAAGCCCGTATGCAGTCGCTTACAAAGGAGACCTACGAGGCTACCGTAATGACAACTAGATCAACGGTTGCCGTCGTTGAGTACATGCTGACCGACCTGGG CTTCAAGTACGTACTGACCCGTGGGCTCAACAGCGATCCAGTAGAGTCTGTGTTCAGCTGCTTCCGCCAATTCAATGGCGGTAATGACCGAGTTGATGCAAGAGCAGCAGTCTTCACAGCAGAGAAGTTGCTGAAG GTCGGGATTTTACAGGCTGCCAGCACTGGAAACGCGCCATCAAGTTCAGAGTGCAAGACAGCGCTGAAAGGTTGGAACCACGACGGTGACCGAGAAGACCCAGCTATACCGGAGGCAGCCTTGGCAGTGTTGTGGAAGTTGCAGCATGTGATGAAGCACGACGAGGTCCCTCCACACCTTGAGTTCGCACCGCTCACATACATGGCGGGGTACCTGGCTTTCGTCTGTGAGCAGAAG CACCACTCTATATCTTTAGTTCCATATCTGAAGCTGCGCTTCCTTCACGACACAGAAAGCAACTGA